The following proteins are co-located in the uncultured Tolumonas sp. genome:
- the pilV gene encoding type IV pilus modification protein PilV: protein MSHKNRWQHGFSLIEVLISLVLLGVGLLGAIALQATSLKEGQVSNYRSNATVIAHSVLDQVRANSMNAASYQIALGDLAPVGTSVVQRDLQTFKNTASTLLPNGNGSIDVTPATRHVTITLHWSEDRVANGESTQEFQYASEY from the coding sequence ATGAGCCATAAAAATCGATGGCAGCATGGGTTTTCTTTAATTGAAGTGTTGATTTCTTTGGTGTTGCTGGGGGTTGGTTTGCTGGGAGCGATCGCCCTTCAGGCTACATCACTGAAAGAAGGGCAGGTATCAAATTATCGTAGTAATGCGACAGTGATCGCGCATTCGGTATTAGATCAGGTCCGGGCCAACAGCATGAATGCGGCAAGTTACCAAATCGCTTTAGGTGATCTTGCTCCTGTCGGAACATCTGTAGTTCAGCGCGACTTGCAAACATTCAAAAATACAGCGAGCACGTTATTACCAAATGGGAATGGAAGCATTGATGTTACACCTGCTACTCGGCATGTGACGATAACTTTGCACTGGAGTGAAGATCGTGTGGCAAACGGCGAATCAACGCAAGAGTTTCAATATGCATCCGAATATTAA
- a CDS encoding PilW family protein — MHPNINYSVDGYNTSPVRLVRQRGFGLIEVMIAIMLGLIIIAGVMKLFVSNHQTDATTQALSQISENARYVMNRISRETRMAGYSGAMRLTPVNMLNNANNLAFDFDGSIVTGSAAILGYDNVSGAALPADLNAYMGAVDPTPLDNTDVLILRTTYDIQPVALTGNTTAAAIPVVNNIASSRSCPTGVAVSGICSGDLLLISDYRKARIFQASAISAAGDITHVAVGDPGNAIATWTLSAADGLFDTNAEVIPYQTVGYYVATDPATGQPGLFRKENNQPARLLVSNVANFQLEYGIDTNSDRSVDGGYQTAASVTNWANVLSVNITLLLAGQNNGAVDSVQTNLPFPDGIHSSPDRRLYKTINFTAALRNRLQ, encoded by the coding sequence ATGCATCCGAATATTAATTATTCTGTAGATGGCTATAACACGTCGCCAGTGCGATTGGTTCGCCAGCGCGGATTTGGTTTGATTGAAGTTATGATTGCTATCATGCTTGGGTTGATCATTATTGCTGGGGTTATGAAATTATTTGTGAGTAATCATCAGACCGACGCGACCACACAAGCATTGAGTCAAATATCAGAAAATGCACGTTATGTCATGAACCGTATCAGTCGGGAAACCCGGATGGCTGGCTATAGTGGAGCTATGCGATTGACCCCAGTCAATATGCTGAATAATGCAAATAATTTAGCCTTTGATTTTGATGGTTCGATCGTAACCGGCTCGGCTGCTATTTTGGGTTATGATAATGTAAGCGGTGCTGCCTTGCCTGCCGATTTGAATGCATATATGGGGGCTGTGGATCCAACGCCACTGGATAACACCGATGTACTGATATTACGAACGACATATGATATTCAGCCTGTCGCGTTAACCGGAAATACTACCGCTGCGGCGATCCCTGTTGTTAATAATATAGCTTCATCCCGTAGCTGCCCGACTGGTGTTGCTGTCAGCGGTATTTGTTCCGGTGATCTTCTACTGATCAGTGATTACCGGAAAGCGCGTATTTTCCAGGCATCAGCTATATCTGCGGCTGGAGATATTACACATGTAGCAGTGGGAGATCCTGGCAATGCGATAGCAACCTGGACATTGTCTGCTGCAGATGGCCTATTTGATACTAATGCCGAAGTGATTCCCTATCAGACAGTGGGTTATTATGTGGCCACCGATCCGGCCACTGGCCAACCTGGGTTGTTTAGAAAAGAAAATAATCAGCCAGCCAGACTACTGGTGTCTAATGTGGCTAATTTTCAACTGGAATATGGTATTGACACAAACAGTGATCGCTCTGTCGATGGGGGGTATCAGACAGCCGCAAGCGTCACTAATTGGGCAAATGTGTTATCCGTCAATATAACTCTGTTGTTAGCGGGTCAGAATAACGGAGCTGTTGACAGCGTGCAAACAAACCTGCCGTTCCCTGATGGTATTCACTCCTCCCCTGATCGCAGGTTATATAAAACGATTAACTTTACGGCTGCTCTAAGAAATCGGCTGCAGTGA
- a CDS encoding PilX N-terminal domain-containing pilus assembly protein codes for MMNKHTFIRPRLSSPCRQSGIALFVCLLFTLMITMVAVVGIQSETLSERVAANARDKTLAFQAAEAALRDAETFMANAVVNFNDANGFYDSSDGSRKDINVVAGGLRVYQGAALPKLVVPPVTIVEKLPANLFSDGSLEAGKVKKDTPDMYRITARGRGNSITSDVVVQSIYRRPN; via the coding sequence ATGATGAATAAACACACTTTTATCAGACCCCGACTATCTTCCCCCTGCAGGCAATCTGGCATCGCGTTATTTGTATGTTTGCTGTTTACTCTGATGATTACCATGGTGGCAGTGGTGGGCATTCAGAGCGAAACGTTAAGTGAGAGAGTTGCCGCAAATGCGAGAGATAAGACGCTAGCGTTTCAGGCAGCAGAAGCCGCTCTGCGTGATGCAGAAACATTCATGGCGAATGCAGTAGTGAATTTTAATGATGCAAATGGTTTTTATGATTCGTCTGATGGTAGCAGAAAAGACATTAATGTGGTAGCTGGAGGCTTGCGCGTCTATCAGGGAGCTGCGTTGCCAAAATTAGTTGTACCACCCGTAACTATCGTCGAAAAGTTGCCCGCTAATTTGTTTTCGGATGGTTCATTAGAAGCGGGCAAAGTAAAGAAAGATACACCAGATATGTATCGGATTACTGCCAGAGGACGAGGTAATTCAATCACCAGTGATGTGGTTGTGCAAAGTATTTATCGCCGACCGAATTAA